In Haloarcula sp. H-GB4, a single genomic region encodes these proteins:
- a CDS encoding YbhB/YbcL family Raf kinase inhibitor-like protein, which yields MADLQLRSPAFDDGDRIPEDHGYSAANTNPPLEIENVPSDASSLLLIVDDPDVKKPAGKVWDHWLIWDIPPDIGRIPEGWTADEATEGQNDFGEVGWGGPNPPDREHTYRFLLYALDTTLDLSPAADKDDVYDAASGHVVEKAQLNGTYPV from the coding sequence ATGGCAGACCTACAGCTTCGGAGTCCGGCCTTCGACGACGGCGACCGTATCCCCGAGGACCACGGCTACTCGGCGGCAAACACGAACCCACCGCTAGAAATCGAAAACGTCCCGTCGGACGCATCGTCGCTCCTCCTCATTGTCGACGACCCGGATGTCAAAAAGCCGGCCGGGAAAGTGTGGGACCACTGGCTCATCTGGGACATTCCACCGGATATCGGGCGGATTCCGGAGGGGTGGACAGCCGACGAGGCCACAGAGGGACAGAACGACTTCGGAGAGGTCGGCTGGGGTGGTCCGAATCCACCGGACCGAGAGCACACGTATCGATTCCTCCTGTACGCGCTAGACACGACGCTCGATCTCTCCCCGGCGGCAGACAAGGATGACGTGTACGACGCGGCCAGCGGCCACGTCGTCGAAAAAGCACAGCTGAACGGCACGTACCCGGTCTAA
- a CDS encoding NAD-dependent epimerase/dehydratase family protein, with the protein MDVSEKRIVVTGGAGFIGSHLVERLAPDNDVVVVDNEANGQSEWVHAGATYLDGDLTDPDVVAEAITSDVDLVVHLAASKLVDTDTPRRQFEDNSDITYNILERMQEAGVENLVFTSSSTVYGEAPRPTPEDYAPLEPISVYGATKLAEESLVSTYAHSHDIQSWVFRFANIVGPRLRGAVIPDFIEKLTEDPSTLTILGDGRQEKSYMHISECIDAMLFAVEHADKDHNVFNLGTRTTTSVDRIASIVAEEMDIDPEYEYTGGDRGWTGDVPRMRLSVDKLSALGWEPEQSSDDAVRQSTRELLEEL; encoded by the coding sequence ATGGACGTATCAGAGAAGCGAATAGTCGTCACCGGCGGGGCGGGCTTTATCGGGTCGCATCTGGTCGAGCGCCTCGCTCCGGACAACGACGTCGTCGTCGTCGATAACGAAGCGAACGGGCAGTCCGAGTGGGTCCATGCGGGCGCAACCTATCTGGATGGTGACCTCACCGACCCCGACGTCGTCGCTGAGGCTATCACAAGCGATGTCGACCTCGTCGTTCACCTCGCGGCGTCGAAGCTGGTCGACACGGACACCCCTCGCCGCCAGTTCGAGGACAACAGCGACATCACCTACAACATCCTCGAACGGATGCAGGAAGCCGGCGTCGAAAACCTCGTGTTTACGTCGTCGTCCACGGTATACGGCGAAGCGCCGCGGCCGACGCCGGAAGACTACGCGCCGCTTGAGCCCATCAGCGTCTACGGCGCGACAAAACTCGCCGAGGAATCGCTCGTCTCGACGTACGCCCACAGCCACGACATCCAGTCGTGGGTGTTCCGGTTTGCGAACATTGTCGGCCCGCGCCTGCGCGGCGCCGTCATTCCCGACTTCATCGAGAAACTCACCGAGGACCCGTCGACGCTGACAATTCTCGGCGATGGCCGTCAGGAGAAGTCCTATATGCATATCTCCGAGTGTATCGACGCGATGCTGTTCGCCGTCGAACACGCTGACAAGGACCACAACGTGTTCAATCTCGGCACGCGGACGACCACATCGGTCGACCGCATCGCCAGCATCGTCGCCGAAGAGATGGATATCGACCCCGAGTACGAGTACACCGGTGGTGACCGCGGCTGGACCGGCGACGTACCGCGAATGCGCCTCTCCGTCGACAAGCTCTCGGCGCTCGGCTGGGAACCCGAACAGTCAAGCGATGACGCCGTGCGGCAGTCGACCCGCGAACTGCTCGAAGAACTCTAA
- a CDS encoding thioredoxin domain-containing protein → MTRFTRRSVLSATTVALGALAGCAGGGSESAETETAGTETATPAPGQPLSTPVAGDPEADVTVAVYEDYACPHCATYSESVYPKVQEDYLDDGAIRYEFHDFPIPVNEEVSWQAASAARAVQDNVGAEAFFTYSERLFANQNQLGPDTYAELTEGLDVDGETVRAAATGELYRPTVSGDRDAGTDRGVRGTPTVFVNDEQVEWSEVAYEPVQSAIEAARSDG, encoded by the coding sequence ATGACCCGATTCACTCGCCGTAGCGTTCTCTCGGCGACAACTGTTGCGCTCGGCGCGCTAGCCGGATGTGCCGGCGGCGGTTCTGAGTCGGCCGAAACGGAGACTGCTGGAACGGAGACGGCAACGCCCGCTCCGGGCCAGCCGCTCTCGACACCGGTCGCGGGCGACCCCGAGGCCGACGTTACGGTTGCGGTGTACGAAGACTACGCCTGTCCACACTGTGCGACTTACTCGGAGTCCGTCTATCCGAAGGTTCAGGAAGACTACCTGGACGATGGAGCGATCCGCTACGAGTTCCACGACTTCCCGATTCCGGTCAACGAGGAGGTCTCGTGGCAGGCCGCAAGCGCTGCGCGCGCCGTGCAGGACAACGTCGGCGCGGAGGCCTTCTTCACATACTCCGAGCGCCTGTTCGCGAACCAGAACCAGCTGGGGCCGGATACCTACGCCGAACTGACGGAGGGACTGGACGTCGACGGTGAGACTGTTCGAGCGGCCGCGACGGGGGAACTGTATCGCCCGACAGTTTCCGGTGACCGTGATGCAGGTACCGACCGCGGCGTTCGGGGGACGCCAACCGTGTTCGTGAACGACGAGCAGGTCGAGTGGAGCGAGGTCGCCTACGAGCCGGTCCAGTCAGCTATCGAAGCCGCACGGAGCGACGGATGA
- a CDS encoding tRNA (cytidine(56)-2'-O)-methyltransferase encodes MKDSPQVTVLRLGHRPGRDERMTTHVGLTARALGADKVVLANAARNQADTVIDITDRFGGPFDVASTEEPKRLIRDFEGRVVHLTMYGEPVQEVEAGVREAHTAEPLLVVVGAEKVPFEVYEHADWNVGVTNQPHSEVASLAVFLDHLFEGRELDRDWENPDRVVVPQETGKRVVDPGEE; translated from the coding sequence ATGAAGGACTCCCCGCAGGTGACGGTGCTCCGACTGGGCCACCGGCCCGGCCGGGACGAGCGGATGACGACCCACGTTGGACTGACCGCACGCGCGCTCGGGGCTGACAAAGTCGTGCTGGCCAACGCCGCCCGCAATCAGGCAGATACCGTCATCGACATCACCGACCGGTTTGGTGGTCCTTTCGACGTGGCCTCGACAGAAGAGCCAAAGCGGCTCATCCGTGATTTCGAGGGTCGCGTCGTCCACCTGACGATGTACGGCGAGCCGGTCCAAGAGGTTGAGGCCGGCGTTCGAGAGGCCCACACAGCGGAACCGCTGCTGGTCGTCGTCGGCGCGGAGAAAGTCCCCTTCGAGGTGTACGAGCACGCCGACTGGAACGTCGGCGTCACCAACCAGCCACACTCCGAGGTCGCTTCGCTGGCCGTCTTCCTCGACCACCTGTTTGAGGGCCGGGAACTGGACCGCGACTGGGAGAACCCCGACCGGGTAGTCGTCCCGCAGGAAACCGGCAAGCGAGTCGTCGACCCCGGCGAGGAGTGA
- a CDS encoding sulfatase, giving the protein MSRHNVLLVVADSLRARSTSVLGYRRETTPFLDAFAEEATVYTQARSPSNWTVPSHVSMFTGHETHEHGVDHTARLDAGHTIFEELAEADYDTGLFSDNPFLTDHESGLDEVFQTAVGSPEQYDSAYETNGSLGDWPNGFWYADRTLEWISEREGEWAACINLMDTHRPYEPLAEYDEWSDERSRDMQESMGFKWHWEFLSGNLSLGFASILEQIYHGAVRQADAIFETLIRGLDEQGVLDDTLVVFAGDHGEGFGEPTAIPEEPPAVSHRIGTHETMYHVPLVVRAPGQREGHRITDLATLSRFPDAVRAIALDESNADGPAFASPNGTVVASQAPIGPAMREEAERVCGDAAPFAKHARLVYHDRPGNEVRKRAAWGNSAYESVIKGCGGTVEDSDIAAAVVRNHFNSDRYADVDIATPLDGYTEFEDASDTQFAEDLDDRLEALGYK; this is encoded by the coding sequence ATGTCGCGTCATAACGTGTTGCTCGTCGTCGCTGACAGTCTCCGCGCCCGGAGCACCTCCGTGCTGGGCTATCGCCGTGAGACGACGCCCTTTCTCGACGCTTTCGCCGAGGAGGCGACGGTGTACACGCAGGCTCGCAGCCCGAGCAACTGGACCGTCCCCAGCCACGTCAGCATGTTCACGGGCCACGAGACCCACGAACACGGCGTCGACCACACCGCTAGACTCGACGCCGGCCACACAATCTTCGAGGAACTGGCTGAAGCAGACTATGACACGGGGTTGTTCTCCGATAACCCGTTCCTGACGGACCACGAATCAGGGCTTGACGAAGTGTTTCAGACGGCCGTCGGATCGCCTGAACAGTACGATTCGGCTTACGAGACCAATGGCTCGCTAGGCGACTGGCCCAACGGCTTCTGGTACGCTGACCGGACGCTAGAGTGGATTTCCGAGCGGGAGGGCGAGTGGGCCGCCTGCATCAACCTGATGGACACCCACCGCCCATACGAGCCACTCGCCGAGTACGACGAGTGGAGCGACGAGCGCTCCCGCGACATGCAGGAGTCGATGGGGTTCAAGTGGCACTGGGAGTTCCTTTCGGGGAACCTCTCGCTTGGCTTCGCCAGCATTCTCGAACAGATATACCACGGTGCAGTCCGGCAGGCCGACGCCATCTTCGAGACCCTGATCCGCGGACTGGACGAACAGGGCGTCCTCGATGACACACTGGTCGTTTTCGCTGGCGACCACGGCGAGGGCTTTGGCGAACCGACAGCGATTCCCGAGGAACCGCCAGCTGTCAGCCACCGTATCGGGACTCACGAGACGATGTATCACGTCCCGCTCGTCGTCCGTGCTCCCGGCCAGCGGGAGGGACACCGCATCACCGATCTGGCGACGCTCAGCCGGTTCCCCGACGCCGTCCGCGCGATAGCGCTCGACGAAAGTAACGCGGACGGTCCGGCGTTTGCCTCGCCAAACGGGACCGTCGTCGCGTCACAGGCCCCCATCGGTCCAGCGATGCGTGAGGAGGCCGAACGGGTCTGTGGCGACGCTGCCCCGTTCGCAAAGCACGCCCGACTGGTCTACCACGACCGGCCCGGCAATGAGGTGCGAAAACGGGCGGCATGGGGCAACAGTGCCTACGAATCCGTTATCAAGGGCTGTGGCGGCACGGTTGAGGACAGCGATATCGCCGCCGCCGTCGTCCGGAACCATTTCAACAGCGATCGGTACGCCGATGTGGATATCGCGACGCCACTTGACGGCTACACCGAGTTCGAAGACGCGTCTGACACGCAGTTTGCCGAGGACCTCGACGACCGACTGGAGGCGCTTGGATACAAATGA
- a CDS encoding dihydrofolate reductase, which yields MTMIPDTELVLVVAADENNVIGLDGGVPWHYPEDVRQYKDRIAGHPVILGRRTFDSMDPLTDCYTVVLTTDDSRTADSETVEYATTPQIGVEAAARAGATEAFAGDSAEAANSPPVTYVIGGEAVYDLFLPFAGRVFLSRIHERNEGDRYFPDLGAEWTELSREAHDGFDVIEYEQTSPRPLANL from the coding sequence ATGACGATGATACCCGACACTGAACTGGTACTCGTGGTCGCCGCAGATGAAAACAACGTCATTGGCCTAGATGGCGGCGTTCCCTGGCACTATCCCGAGGACGTGCGCCAGTACAAGGACCGGATCGCCGGCCACCCGGTCATCCTTGGCCGACGAACATTCGATTCGATGGACCCGCTCACAGACTGCTACACCGTCGTCCTGACGACCGACGACAGCCGGACCGCCGATTCAGAGACAGTTGAGTACGCTACGACACCCCAGATAGGTGTCGAAGCAGCCGCCCGCGCCGGTGCGACCGAGGCGTTCGCTGGCGACAGCGCCGAAGCAGCCAACTCGCCACCAGTCACCTATGTCATCGGCGGCGAGGCAGTGTACGACCTGTTCCTCCCGTTCGCCGGCCGAGTTTTCCTCAGCCGTATCCACGAGCGCAACGAGGGCGACCGGTATTTCCCTGATCTGGGCGCGGAGTGGACAGAACTGTCCCGGGAGGCCCACGACGGGTTCGATGTCATCGAATACGAACAGACATCACCGCGACCGCTTGCCAACCTCTGA
- the tfe gene encoding transcription factor E — protein MAFEELLEDPVIQKYLHELVGPKGMPVAAAPPDGEVTDEELAEELGLELNDVRRALFILYENDLATYRRLRDEDSGWLTYLWTFQYEKIPEQLQEEMHRLLDGLEERREYERENEFYLCEHCGIRFEFGEAMEFGFDCPECGNQVETMENTRLVTAMENRIEELRDELNADVDVEA, from the coding sequence ATGGCTTTTGAGGAACTCTTGGAGGACCCCGTCATACAGAAGTACCTCCACGAGCTGGTCGGACCGAAAGGGATGCCGGTCGCCGCCGCGCCGCCGGACGGCGAAGTGACCGACGAGGAACTGGCCGAGGAGCTCGGGCTCGAACTGAACGATGTCCGCCGAGCGCTGTTTATTCTCTACGAGAACGACCTCGCGACCTATCGTCGGCTCCGCGACGAGGATTCCGGGTGGCTCACGTACCTCTGGACGTTCCAGTACGAGAAGATCCCCGAACAACTGCAAGAGGAGATGCACCGCCTGCTTGACGGCCTTGAAGAACGTCGCGAGTACGAGCGGGAAAACGAGTTCTACCTCTGTGAGCACTGCGGTATCCGCTTCGAATTCGGCGAGGCGATGGAGTTCGGCTTCGACTGCCCCGAATGTGGTAATCAGGTCGAGACGATGGAGAACACCCGTCTCGTCACTGCAATGGAGAACCGTATCGAAGAGCTCAGAGACGAACTGAACGCTGATGTGGACGTGGAAGCCTGA
- a CDS encoding DUF2110 family protein, whose translation MVVLGTKVYVAGDARDRTLDGLRSMVGNELGDLDVAYDIGLRDDDFPTVTLDGPDETVAKNLLREEFGELVADHEDGETYVGTLDSWDEDGFVLDVGFGQTVRIPADELGLGQGTPSQIRKRFGLVQHLPLRFVAGDPASLAEVEQDRLYEWTRGNNGRINANSVTRSEARATVNRAGHAQDIVTVERIGLLEQSIICNPDTDPPGLLADIGQYMPSELLAIVP comes from the coding sequence ATGGTCGTTCTCGGTACAAAAGTGTACGTCGCCGGCGACGCCCGGGACCGTACGCTCGACGGACTTCGTTCGATGGTCGGCAACGAACTCGGCGACCTCGACGTGGCGTACGACATCGGCCTTCGTGACGACGACTTCCCGACGGTGACCCTCGACGGCCCGGACGAGACCGTCGCGAAGAACCTCCTCCGTGAAGAATTCGGCGAGCTGGTCGCCGACCACGAAGACGGCGAGACGTACGTTGGCACACTCGATAGCTGGGACGAGGACGGCTTCGTCCTCGATGTCGGCTTCGGTCAGACGGTCCGGATTCCGGCCGATGAGCTCGGTCTCGGGCAGGGGACGCCGTCACAGATCCGGAAACGGTTCGGACTGGTCCAGCACCTTCCGCTCCGGTTCGTCGCCGGCGACCCTGCAAGCCTTGCAGAGGTCGAGCAGGACCGCCTCTACGAGTGGACCCGTGGCAACAACGGCCGCATCAACGCAAACAGCGTGACACGCTCGGAAGCGCGTGCGACGGTCAACCGCGCCGGTCACGCACAGGATATCGTCACAGTCGAGCGTATCGGCCTGTTAGAACAGAGCATTATCTGCAACCCGGACACCGACCCGCCGGGGCTGCTCGCCGACATCGGGCAGTACATGCCGTCAGAGCTGCTGGCAATCGTGCCCTGA
- a CDS encoding DUF5803 family protein — translation MKRRHLLLVAVLALVALSGCSGFFGSEEVDPERLNENASYDWNTSADGTIVIKESKYTAVYAVENETTFDVYTVDGLGRERSVPISALRFRYENGTVVSANESSLSASESRQRTTVNLSGNVSGKVGYSVARTGKRFASPTLVEDGSYTVVLPPNTGAGIPFLSRISPGGYESETVDGQQVIRWDEVTSDQIVVRYYLDRDLWLFGGLSAIAIVIGVVGTVYYYRQLQAVIRRRKEAGIDLEEDGDDDDPRDRGPPPGMR, via the coding sequence ATGAAACGCCGCCACCTCCTGTTGGTCGCCGTTCTCGCACTGGTCGCCCTTTCGGGCTGTAGCGGCTTCTTCGGCTCGGAAGAGGTCGACCCGGAGCGGCTGAACGAGAACGCGAGCTACGACTGGAACACCTCAGCTGACGGGACAATCGTCATCAAGGAATCGAAATACACTGCCGTCTATGCCGTCGAAAACGAGACGACGTTCGACGTGTACACCGTCGACGGCCTCGGGCGCGAGCGGAGCGTCCCCATCAGTGCGCTTCGGTTCCGATACGAGAACGGGACTGTGGTTAGCGCCAACGAATCTTCGCTGAGCGCCTCAGAGAGCCGCCAGCGAACGACTGTCAATCTCTCCGGGAACGTCTCCGGGAAGGTGGGCTACTCGGTCGCGCGGACCGGCAAGCGCTTTGCCTCCCCGACGCTCGTCGAAGACGGGTCGTACACGGTCGTACTCCCGCCCAACACCGGGGCCGGGATTCCGTTCCTCTCGCGGATCAGTCCGGGTGGCTACGAGTCGGAGACTGTCGATGGCCAGCAGGTCATTCGCTGGGACGAGGTGACCTCTGACCAGATCGTCGTCCGGTACTACCTCGACCGCGACCTATGGCTGTTCGGCGGCCTGTCTGCTATCGCCATCGTGATCGGCGTGGTTGGGACTGTGTACTACTACCGACAGCTACAGGCGGTGATTCGCCGCCGCAAGGAGGCGGGTATCGACCTCGAAGAGGACGGCGATGACGATGACCCACGGGACCGCGGTCCGCCGCCAGGGATGCGCTGA
- a CDS encoding NOP5/NOP56 family protein, translating to MSNGWFAGLDPDDDAAAVEQIEAGRADTPEDWPQQAVEAGFADDKAAYYDRLHEITMAATSAAVAEQEGADDQQLVHAVRAMADCERTANELAERVAEWGGSRHGDSGSGVEYARSLADRDGEDEGDRALRSLAEQTAALADEADSLRAYIERTAPAVAPNLSMLAGPVLAARLISLAGGLEALAKKPSGTVQVLGAEDALFAHLKGSAPSPKHGVIFTHEYVSGTRREDRGSAARALAGKLSIAARIDHYSGDRRPDLQAELDERIERIQARAEEGDDE from the coding sequence ATGAGCAACGGGTGGTTCGCCGGGCTGGACCCGGACGACGACGCGGCCGCTGTCGAACAGATAGAGGCCGGGCGAGCCGATACGCCGGAGGACTGGCCACAGCAGGCCGTCGAGGCAGGATTCGCCGACGACAAGGCGGCCTACTATGACCGCCTGCACGAGATAACAATGGCGGCCACCAGCGCGGCGGTCGCCGAACAGGAGGGTGCTGACGACCAGCAGCTCGTCCACGCAGTGCGGGCGATGGCCGACTGCGAACGGACAGCGAACGAACTCGCCGAACGGGTCGCCGAATGGGGTGGGAGCCGACACGGCGATAGCGGTAGCGGCGTCGAGTACGCTCGCTCGCTGGCCGACCGAGACGGCGAGGACGAGGGGGACCGCGCGCTCCGGTCGCTTGCCGAGCAGACGGCCGCGCTGGCCGACGAGGCTGACTCACTCCGGGCGTACATCGAGCGGACCGCGCCAGCCGTCGCGCCGAACCTCTCGATGCTGGCCGGGCCGGTGCTGGCGGCCCGGCTTATTTCACTGGCTGGCGGCCTCGAAGCGCTGGCGAAGAAACCGAGCGGGACGGTGCAGGTCCTCGGCGCGGAAGACGCGCTCTTTGCCCACCTCAAGGGGTCGGCTCCGTCACCGAAACACGGCGTCATCTTCACGCACGAGTACGTGAGCGGAACCCGCCGCGAGGACCGTGGATCGGCTGCGCGGGCTCTTGCGGGGAAGCTCTCGATTGCCGCCCGCATCGACCACTACAGCGGCGACCGCCGGCCAGACCTGCAGGCGGAGCTCGACGAGCGTATTGAGCGGATTCAGGCACGGGCCGAGGAGGGGGACGACGAATGA
- a CDS encoding fibrillarin-like rRNA/tRNA 2'-O-methyltransferase yields MTLPTGVERHDFGGETSLATQGQPVYGERTDGDWRRWDPHRSKLGAMLAHGMDTGLDGGETVLYLGAAAGTTVSHVADFGGPTYAVEFAPRPVRELLDAAESRRNLFPLLKDARKPESYAHVVEPVDVVVQDVATRGQARVATLNKQFLADDGRLLAAIKARSEDVTADPDAVFDSVRSELEAEYELLETARLDPYHEDHLGIVARPRED; encoded by the coding sequence ATGACGCTCCCGACCGGCGTCGAGCGCCACGACTTCGGCGGTGAGACGAGCCTCGCCACACAGGGACAGCCAGTGTACGGCGAGCGGACGGACGGTGACTGGCGGCGGTGGGACCCCCACCGCTCGAAGCTCGGAGCGATGCTTGCACACGGAATGGATACCGGCCTCGACGGGGGCGAGACCGTACTGTACCTCGGCGCGGCGGCCGGGACGACCGTGAGCCACGTCGCTGATTTCGGCGGGCCGACCTACGCCGTCGAGTTCGCGCCCCGGCCGGTGCGAGAACTGCTGGACGCCGCGGAGAGCCGACGAAACCTCTTTCCGTTGCTCAAGGACGCACGCAAGCCCGAGAGCTACGCCCACGTCGTCGAACCGGTCGACGTGGTCGTGCAGGACGTGGCGACCAGAGGGCAGGCCCGGGTGGCGACGCTCAACAAACAGTTCCTGGCCGACGACGGCCGGCTCCTCGCGGCTATCAAAGCCCGGAGCGAGGACGTGACCGCCGACCCCGACGCCGTGTTCGACAGCGTGCGTTCGGAACTCGAAGCGGAGTACGAACTGCTGGAGACGGCGCGGCTGGACCCGTATCACGAGGACCATCTCGGGATCGTTGCCCGGCCCCGCGAAGACTGA
- a CDS encoding glutamate--cysteine ligase, producing MDATGSAEHFTRMGTLGIEEEFYVVDEFGRPTSGTDELVYETEPPAVLDGRLDHELFKCVIETQTPRIDDPADAGDHLRSVRDALVDHAEANGFGIAAAGLHPLAKWRELEHAEKPRYKSQLDRIQYPQHRNTTAGLHVHVGVDDADKAVWVANELRWHLPLMLALSANSPYWNGFDTGLQSARGKIFEALPNTGMPTTFDDYDAFEAYEQRMLETGSIDDRGELWFDVRPHSGHGTVEVRAPDGQADPDRVLAFVEYVHELVIDLSERYEDGESGRRLRREFLDENKWRAIRHGQSAELLSRDLSTTRSVKELVESESDRLGIDGLWELYERESGAERQRRLRSEDGVMALADSLQLS from the coding sequence ATGGACGCGACGGGTTCTGCCGAGCATTTTACCCGGATGGGGACGCTCGGCATCGAAGAAGAGTTCTACGTCGTTGACGAGTTTGGTCGCCCAACGTCTGGCACGGACGAACTCGTCTACGAGACGGAGCCACCAGCGGTTCTCGACGGGCGGCTCGACCACGAACTGTTCAAGTGTGTTATCGAGACGCAGACGCCGCGTATCGACGACCCGGCGGACGCCGGTGACCACCTCCGGTCAGTCCGGGACGCGCTGGTCGACCACGCCGAAGCGAACGGGTTCGGTATCGCCGCTGCGGGCCTGCACCCGCTGGCGAAGTGGCGCGAACTCGAACACGCCGAGAAGCCCCGATACAAGTCACAGCTGGACCGTATTCAGTACCCACAGCATCGCAACACGACCGCGGGACTGCATGTCCACGTCGGTGTCGACGACGCCGACAAAGCCGTCTGGGTGGCGAACGAACTCCGCTGGCATCTCCCACTGATGCTTGCGCTGTCGGCCAACTCCCCGTACTGGAACGGCTTCGACACCGGGCTGCAGTCCGCCCGCGGAAAAATCTTCGAGGCCCTGCCCAACACCGGGATGCCGACAACTTTCGACGATTACGATGCCTTCGAAGCCTACGAGCAGCGGATGCTCGAAACGGGGAGCATCGACGACCGCGGCGAACTCTGGTTCGACGTGCGACCCCACTCCGGCCACGGCACTGTCGAGGTACGTGCCCCGGACGGGCAGGCCGACCCGGACAGAGTGCTGGCCTTCGTTGAGTACGTCCACGAACTCGTCATTGACCTCTCTGAACGCTACGAGGACGGGGAGTCCGGCCGACGGCTCCGCCGGGAGTTCCTTGACGAGAACAAGTGGCGTGCCATCCGCCACGGCCAGTCCGCCGAACTACTGTCGCGTGACCTCTCGACGACGCGTTCGGTGAAGGAACTGGTCGAGAGCGAGAGCGACCGCCTGGGTATCGATGGGCTGTGGGAGCTGTACGAGCGCGAAAGCGGCGCCGAGCGACAGCGCCGGCTTCGGTCGGAAGATGGGGTCATGGCGCTCGCAGACTCACTGCAACTGTCCTGA
- a CDS encoding winged helix-turn-helix domain-containing protein — protein MSANDDDHDDLEDTDDVRDRIEQEADRAVEQFDEGIVDLLAWVLDTETRARIYVHLRQQPESTSEEIAEGTGLYPSTVREALAALTEEEVVTRQKRESDGAGNNPYEYSAIPPSDLVNTIVGDIQSELNTVFNLDDHIGGETTLEPDDEPVTISVEDANDGAADADASDQTGDEGDESEDEDDADV, from the coding sequence ATGTCCGCAAACGACGACGACCACGACGATCTTGAGGACACAGACGATGTCCGGGACCGAATCGAGCAGGAGGCAGACCGCGCGGTCGAGCAGTTCGACGAAGGGATCGTCGACCTGCTGGCGTGGGTCCTCGACACGGAAACGCGGGCGCGGATCTACGTCCACTTGCGACAGCAACCCGAAAGCACCAGTGAGGAGATAGCCGAAGGGACCGGCCTGTATCCGAGCACTGTCCGCGAGGCCCTAGCGGCACTCACCGAAGAAGAGGTCGTGACCCGCCAGAAACGTGAGAGTGACGGCGCGGGCAACAACCCCTACGAGTACAGCGCTATTCCGCCGAGCGACCTCGTCAACACTATCGTCGGTGACATCCAGTCGGAACTGAACACGGTGTTCAACCTCGACGATCACATCGGCGGCGAGACGACGCTGGAACCCGACGATGAGCCGGTGACAATTTCGGTCGAAGATGCGAACGACGGCGCGGCCGACGCCGACGCAAGCGACCAAACTGGTGACGAAGGAGACGAGTCCGAGGACGAAGACGACGCTGACGTATAA
- a CDS encoding phosphopantetheine adenylyltransferase — MNVALGGTFDPIHDGHRALFERAFELGDVTVGLTSDDLAPKTRHDQRHVRPFSERQSALADELATLAAEQEREWQVRELTEPTGIATESQFDTLVVSPETETGGRRINEIREERGHDPLEIEVVPHVRAEDGDIISSTRIVEGEIDEHGNLTPNRTGRQNIS; from the coding sequence ATGAATGTCGCGCTGGGGGGAACGTTCGACCCGATTCATGACGGACACCGCGCGCTGTTCGAACGCGCATTCGAACTCGGGGACGTGACAGTTGGCCTCACCAGCGACGACCTCGCGCCGAAGACGCGCCACGACCAGCGCCACGTTCGCCCGTTCAGCGAACGGCAATCCGCACTCGCCGACGAACTCGCGACGCTCGCCGCCGAGCAAGAGCGCGAGTGGCAGGTCCGAGAACTCACCGAGCCGACCGGCATCGCTACGGAGTCGCAGTTCGACACGCTCGTCGTCTCGCCCGAGACGGAAACTGGCGGTCGCCGCATCAACGAGATCCGCGAGGAGCGAGGCCACGACCCGCTCGAAATCGAAGTCGTCCCGCACGTCCGTGCCGAGGACGGCGACATCATTTCTTCGACCCGGATCGTTGAGGGCGAAATCGACGAACACGGGAATCTCACGCCCAATCGCACCGGCCGCCAGAACATTTCGTAG
- a CDS encoding transcription initiation factor IIB family protein, translating into MYRASDRIEHDEWLSDIEAASDRLDLGTTARSHAVDLFLSTIPEEDRSKQATMAASVYVGALVAGEERSQSAVAEATDVSRLTIQQRWKDLLETAGLEAPGW; encoded by the coding sequence ATGTACCGCGCCAGCGACCGAATCGAGCACGATGAGTGGCTCTCCGACATCGAGGCGGCATCGGACAGGCTCGACCTCGGGACGACGGCGCGGTCCCACGCGGTTGACCTGTTCCTCTCGACAATTCCCGAAGAGGACCGGTCCAAACAGGCGACAATGGCGGCCAGTGTGTACGTCGGTGCGCTGGTCGCCGGTGAAGAGCGGTCACAGTCGGCCGTCGCGGAGGCGACGGACGTCTCTAGGTTAACGATTCAGCAGCGCTGGAAGGACCTGCTGGAGACAGCCGGGCTGGAAGCGCCGGGCTGGTAG